A single Lactuca sativa cultivar Salinas chromosome 8, Lsat_Salinas_v11, whole genome shotgun sequence DNA region contains:
- the LOC122195288 gene encoding uncharacterized protein LOC122195288, translating into MRDFPSCFGENGIQVAGSSSSSGDITTTTSTNRIAQNLVTCVYQCRMRNFSYFIITLTWSKTLMGQSLSVEINDSNNQCLCKLDIKPWLFSKRRGYRNLEVGSKLIAIYWDLSYAKFDSSPEPIEGFYFAISMNQELILVLGDMEKEVHKKIDATSLVPNAVFVSKRAHIFGKKAYSTRAQFCGKGQIHDITIECDTMCMNDSYLLIRIDGNPVMQVKCLKWKFRGNYTILVDGLPVEVYWDVHSWLFEKFMGNAVFLFQTCLSAEKLWGSEDASWSTMSKDRHSQTLGFSLVLCAWKNE; encoded by the coding sequence ATGAGGGACTTTCCTTCTTGTTTTGGTGAAAATGGCATTCAAGTGGCgggatcttcttcttcatcaggtgATATCACCACTACTACTTCCACTAACAGAATTGCCCAAAATCTCGTGACTTGTGTTTACCAGTGTCGAATGCGTAATTTCTCTTACTTCATCATAACTCTCACTTGGAGTAAAACCTTAATGGGTCAAAGTCTTTCTGTTGAAATCAACGATTCAAACAACCAATGTCTATGCAAACTCGACATTAAGCCATGGTTGTTCTCTAAAAGAAGAGGGTATAGGAATCTAGAAGTGGgttcaaagttgattgctatttaCTGGGATTTATCATACGCAAAATTCGATTCTTCACCTGAGCCAATCGAAGGTTTCTATTTTGCTATTTCCATGAACCAAGAACTGATACTGGTTTTAGGAGATATGGAAAAGGAAGTGCACAAAAAGATAGATGCAACAAGTTTGGTTCCAAATGCTGTTTTTGTTTCAAAAAGAGCACATATTTTTGGGAAGAAGGCGTATTCGACAAGAGCACAGTTTTGTGGAAAAGGTCAGATTCATGATATAACAATTGAATGTGATACGATGTGTATGAATGATTCGTATTTGTTGATACGAATAGATGGTAACCCTGTAATGCAAGTGAAGTGCTTAAAATGGAAATTTAGAGGAAATTATACTATTTTAGTTGATGGGTTACCAGTGGAAGTTTATTGGGATGTTCATAGTTGGCTATTTGAGAAATTTATGGGCAATGCGGTCTTTTTGTTTCAGACTTGTCTTTCAGCTGAGAAATTATGGGGGAGTGAGGATGCTTCTTGGTCAACTATGAGTAAAGATCGACATTCACAAACTTTGGGCTTTTCTTTGGTGTTgtgtgcatggaagaatgagtAG
- the LOC111913771 gene encoding 40S ribosomal protein S24-1, whose amino-acid sequence MSDTKAVTIRTRKFMTNRLLSRKQFVIDVLHPGRPNVSKAELKEKLARMYEVKDPNSIFVFKFRTHFGGGKSTGFGLIYDSVENAKKYEPKYRLVRNGLDTKVEKSRKQLKERKNRAKKIRGVKKTKAGDAAKKKK is encoded by the exons ATGTCGGACACCAAGGCAGTGACCATTAGAACAAGGAAGTTCATGACAAACAGGCTTCTATCCAGGAAGCAATTT GTCATTGATGTTCTACATCCAGGCAGGCCCAATGTCTCCAAG GCTGAATTGAAGGAGAAATTGGCTAGGATGTATGAAGTGAAAGATCCAAATTCCATTTTTGTATTCAAGTTCAGAACTCATTTTGGTGGTGGTAAATCAACTGGTTTTGGTTTAATTTATGATTCTGTTGAGAATGCCAAGAAGTATGAGCCAAAATATAGGCTTGTCAGG AATGGACTTGATACCAAGGTTGAGAAATCAAGGAAACAGTTGAAGGAAAGGAAGAACAGAGCAAAGAAGATTCGAGGTGTAAAAAAG ACCAAGGCTGGGGATGCTGCCAAGAAGAAGAAATAA